A single Biomphalaria glabrata chromosome 2, xgBioGlab47.1, whole genome shotgun sequence DNA region contains:
- the LOC106061361 gene encoding myoglobin-like — protein sequence MSETVQFEEFEVSQVTGFAAEFADSLPDYYSPWQELASQTVDLVTAQKMRSETEKLPLLDPSQLTDFKDLRLAHLQLVMITAGYAWEQGAEHVAQAIPANVAIPLCEISDKLGVQPGMSYFDIIGNWTRRDKHGPYSRQNIQPKYMLPGGEDYVGFLSLAIQMEVYFTKSFPAIQSILTATKEKDEVLALSALKDLQSWFKEYSSLAKEFHNVMQPDIFFRVITSFLRGFNETCGLPDGMLYEGVTDRPRRIVINSAASQATVFQIMDTLLGVQYPEDKQAFFKKLRTSWCEKHRQLFEMIQQWPGSLRDLAEKNSNPELTLAYNALVDSIKEFRSYHVQLVTKYTVIPNKRLRSEFNIESPDHFTYLMPLLKGIRDVSATSKLEV from the exons ATGTCTGAAACTGTACAATTTGAAGAGTTTGAAGTATCACAAGTAACTGGATTCGCTGCAGAATTTGCG gACTCCTTACCAGACTACTATAGTCCATGGCAGGAACTGGCCTCGCAAACTGTTGACTTGGTGACAGCACAGAAAATGAGAAGTGAGACAGAAAAG TTGCCCTTGCTAGACCCCAGCCAACTTACAGACTTTAAAGATCTAAGGCTCGCTCATCTGCAGCTGGTTATGATAACTGCAGGCTATGCTTGGGAACAGGGTGCTGAACACGTAGCACag GCAATACCAGCTAATGTTGCAATCCCTCTTTGTGAAATTTCGGATAAACTTGGTGTGCAGCCTGGCATGTCATACTTCGATATCATAGGCAATTGGACCAGGAGAGACAAACATGG cccGTACAGTAGACA AAACATCCAACCAAAATACATGTTGCCAGGAGGCGAGGATTATGTTGGATTTCTGTCATTGGCAATACAGATggaagtttattttacaaaatctttccca GCCATTCAATCAATACTAACTGCCACGAAAGAAAAAGATGAAGTATTAGCTCTGTCTGCTTTGAAAGATTTACAGTCTTGGTTCAAAGAATACAGTTCATTGGCTAAAGAATTTCACA ACGTTATGCAGCCTGACATCTTTTTTAGAGTGATAACATCTTTTCTTCGTGG GTTTAATGAAACTTGTGGACTTCCAGACGGAATGCTTTATGAGGgtgtgacagacagaccacgaagaata GTGATTAACTCTGCTGCATCTCAGGCAACAGTTTTTCAAATCATGGATACTCTGTTAGGAGTTCAGTATCCAGAAG ataaacaGGCATTTTTTAAGAAGTTGAGAACATCTTGGTGTGAGAAGCATAGACAACTATTTGAGATGATTCAGCAATGGCCAGGCAGTTTAAGAGACTTGG CTGAAAAAAACAGCAATCCTGAACTGACATTAGCTTACAATGCTTTGGTGGATTCTATTAAAGAGTTCCGCAGCTACCATGTCCAGCTTGTTACCAA ATACACAGTTATTCCCAACAAAAGATTGAGGAGTGAGTTCAACATTGAAAGTCCTGACCATTTCACAT